From the genome of Ignavibacteria bacterium:
ATGATTGGTGTGAAAACATCCGTATCGTAATTCGATTTTTTGTTTTGAAGAACTGCGCAAATTCTTTCAAATCCCATTCCCGTATCAACGTGCTTTGCAGGAAGAAGTGAAAGTTTTCCATCCGCACCTCGATTATTTTGAATAAAGACGAGGTTCCAAATTTCGATGCAGTTTGCTGTTCCTTCATTTACCGGCGCAGGAGTGGAAATGTCTTCGCGATTATCGAAATGAATTTCTGTGCAAGGACCGCACGGACCGGTTTCTCCCATTTCCCAAAAATTTTCTTTGTCGCCGAAACGAAGAATGTGCGAAGGATTGATGTCGGTTACAGTTTTCCAAAGTTCAAACGCTTCGTCATCGGATTTATACACCGTTGCCCACAAACGTTCTTTGGGAAGTTTCCAAATTTGTGTCAATAATTCCCACGCCCAACTAATCGCTTCCTTTTTGTAGTAATCGCCGAACGACCAATTGCCGAGCATTTCAAAAAATGTGTGATGATACGTATCGCGTCCAACTTCTTCCAAATCGTTGTGTTTGCCGCTGACGCGAATACATTTTTGCGTGTCGGCGGCGCGTGCGTAATCACGTTTTCCCATTCCCAGAAAAACGTCTTTGAATTGATTCATTCCCGCATTGGTAAAAAGCAACGTCGGGTCATCGTGCGGAATAACGCTTGCGCTCGGAACAATCTTGTGTTGCTTCGATGCGAAGAAATCAAAAAAACTTTGTCGTATTTGTTGTGATGTCATTAAAATGAGATTTTAGATTGCTGATGTGAACAATTTTAGATTTTATATTTTACATTTAAGATTGAAATACGAATGACAAATGACCAATTACTTTTTCTAACATATTAAACTACTAACATTCTCAAATACTCATCATCTCAACTACTTACCTACTATTTTCATACTTCAATCTGCGTCATCAATTGAATTTCTTCCAGCACGTGGCTTACTTCCAAACAGCGAATCATTTCTCCACTGAACACCACTGCTTTTCCGTTGAAATGCACTTCCCACGTTAATGCTTCCGCCTTGTGAATGTCGCAGCCGATTGCTTTGATGATTTGCCCAATCACTTCATCGAACGAATGCACTTCGTCGTTGAACAGAATGACTTTTGCCGGTTCTTCAACGAGAACATCATTGTCGCTTTCTTCGATGAGTTCGGTTTCGGGAAGTGTGAGTACGTCTGACATTGTTTGAAAAATTGCGATGAAAAAATACGAAAAAGTAGAAGTGGTTTCAAAGTTTCTTTGAAGTAACAATAAAAAAAAGATGAACCAAAGTTTCAATTTCGTTAACGCAGAAATTTTTTTGTAACGAAACTATTCCAATCGTTATCCCCAACAAATTACTTTTTCGCCGTTAGTCGTTCGGCTTCGGCAAGTATTTGTTTGTTGATTTTCACATTCGTTCTATATGAACGGCGCATAGTTGTATCGCTAATATTTTCCGAAATGATGTCAATTTCTTTTTTTGCTTCAGATAAGTATTCGAATGATTTCGTTGTATCGGTAAGGCGTGAATAGATGTTTGTGAGAATCCACAGCGCCGCTATTTTCTCTAACTTCCCTGCGTTTGAAAATGTATGGAAAACAATTTCACTGCTGAAGTTTCAGTATTCATTCATTCAAAATATATGAATTCAAAAAAGCGAAGCAAGAAAAGAAAATAAACCTCCTTATATAACAAAACACAATACTATTTTTATTTTACATTTGCCATTGCACAGTAATACAATACCGATGCAAATACCGTTTTGTGTTGCTCTGGAAGTTCAGTATTTTCGTCCCGAAAGTTTTTTACTACATACAATTATGACAGATGATATTTTACGAGAAATAGTAACAGAAATTAAGTCACTTCGCTATGAAACATTTGACGAAATAAAAGCGTTGCGTCAAGAATCTATTGCCACGAATAAACGATTAGACGAGTCAGACAAACGGCTCGATATACTCCGCGAAGATATGAAGGTACTGATTATTGGGATGAACGATACGTGCGAAACGGTGTATGGTATGCGAAAAATGATGCCGAATGTGATTTGGCAAAATGACTTGAATGCCATTGATACAGATTAAGGAACAACGATAAAAGGAACAATTCACAAAACATAAGTTTTTTCTGCGCGAAATTTTTCTCGCTGATGTTCGCAGATTGCTCTTGCAGATTTTACGCTGATTGAACAATGACACAACA
Proteins encoded in this window:
- a CDS encoding ATP-dependent Clp protease adaptor ClpS, with translation MSDVLTLPETELIEESDNDVLVEEPAKVILFNDEVHSFDEVIGQIIKAIGCDIHKAEALTWEVHFNGKAVVFSGEMIRCLEVSHVLEEIQLMTQIEV